The sequence TATATAGTTATTATGCATTATATAGACAAATTCAAGAACGTGGTTCGTGTAAACATGTATGCATGCAGCACGGTTCACTTTTGTgatcaaaatatttatttttctggaGACCTATATATATGCACTTGGGACTTACATGTTGGTGGTGGGAATGCCAGAAAGAAGGGTCGGCGGATGGGGGCGGCAGCAAGGGGTGAGGCGGCGGAGGCCAAGCATGTGGCGGTGGGGGTGGCGACGGGGCTAGATGTTTAGGCCAAGTGTGCATAAATGATTGGTCGACGGATGGATGACCCCAAACATGTAAGGGTCTAAAGTGATGAGGCATTGGTGACACAGGAGGAGGGAAGCCCATGGTGGGTGCAATCCAAGGGGTTATGTCTCTCTTCCCCGTGCCGCTTCCGGAACCGTACATCTGCCGCCTCTGGCTCCAGTTCGCTGCCTCAGCTTCTCGGGCTAGCAAATGTTTCCGATGGGACCGGTATTTCTGTaaatgaataataaaaaaaaaaaatcaagtttttTACTCAAAACGTACATCACATATGTATATTCTGTTTAATAATACAATGTTGTAATACCAGTATTATGAACCTAATTGTTTTCACATGAAATGTACGAAATTTACATAAAAATTGTACCATGAATCCAAAATCCTCGAAGCATAAAAGCAACACAGTATTCGAAATTATTACTCGAAACGGGACAGCATATTTACCTACTGTGGGAAGACAAAATTATtgggatataatatatatagtttGGGTATGGAGTGAAGATTTCATCAATCATGAAACGTAAATTAATAATTGATTGTTTGTATTCAATTGACGTCAACTTTATTGGAATTATTAAAATgaagtttcttttctttttaaatttcccATCCGAAGAAAGTAAAATCTCGACAATTTCGAGTTCATTTGAAAAGTATTCTGCATATATAAAAAAAGAAGGCTTTAATGGTAAGAGACAAAAGACACGGGACAAAGAAGATAGACTAATCAGGGAATGCCAAAAACTTTCATTGTTCTTTCAACATCTCCAATAATTTGCACATATAGAGCTAGATTATGAATTTGTTAGTATATTTACATAAATTTCCATGCCCCGAAACAAGAAATCATACAAATAACGTCTGGAATATTAATTCATTTCATTTACACCCCCTTGCACAATCCTCtcaaaccaaaataaaaatttttacttcaaattAATTCAACATATAATCCAACACAATGCAATATTGTTTTGTAAGATTATTTCGAAATAAAAAAAGTTTTTATAATCACGAGATTAAGGTAGTATTTGGGAAAGCTTGTATGAAGTATTTCTcggtttttctttaaaaaaaaattatggaaaATGTTTCTTACAAGCTCTAACGAACGATACTTAAATTCTCTTCTTGTTCGAACCTAGCTGGGATCGAAATTTGGCAGAGAAAAAACATAAAATGAGAAGgaatatatatatcaagaaTATGCATACTTGAAGATGGCTGGCAATGTTGTGGCGAGTGAGACAATCGATTCCCATAAGCTCCAAAATCCTGGAAGGAACAGCCTTATCCACGCCAAGCTGCTCCACTGCTTGAACAAATCTTCTGTGAAGCTCTGGTGTCCAATCCACCTAAACACACATTTCAAGAAAACTCttcatatataattaattatatatgtaatCATTTCAGATTCTTTACCAAATCAAATCCACACCACTGTGTGTAAGTAAGCTTTTAATTAATAAGTTGAAAAGTaggtacattttttttttacataggATCGGTTTTAATAGAAAGCACCCCAGATTCACGTGACTTTTGGCTCCCCATGATTTGTGTGACAAATCCATGAATaacaaagagaaaaaaaaagacCCGAAACTGTTCCTTAATGGATAAAGGCTTATTTCACAGTAAATTGAGCTAGCTAGTTAACAGTACACTGCAAACCTAGTTTTTACAGCACATGATGTAATATAAAGATCTGAATCtggtaattaattaattaatatagatACCTTAACTTTCCTCTTGCCCAGAGGATTTTTGGAATGAGCGGATGATTTTCTTCCCTTATTAATATCATGGGTTTCCTCTGGGGATGGATTCAGTAGTACTGCAGCATCATGTCCATCTCTTTTACTGATGATTTCTTCTCCTTGATTTATCAAGCTGGAGGATCTTGAGCCGGGGTCCGAAACCGAAACCGAAACCGATACTTTGTCATATTCTTTTCCCGAATCATCATCAATGGAGACGAGTGATAAAGAACTAGTGCAGTACTTCCTTTCTGATTCATCGCCTCCTCTGACGGAGAACTCGGCGAGAATCTCCGTGTCCATTTCCAAATCCGGCAACAAATCTCCGTCGTTGATTCCCATGAAAAGGTCATCAAAATCAATGCTGTCCAGCAAATTCCCGCCGGAGAAATCAAGAAACCCGTTCTCTTCCACTGAAAACCCAGCTTCCATTTCACTTTCCCTATCATTCTTCGCGCTCCTTAACGGCGAAACAGCGAGCATTAATAATCCAGAGGTAAATTTCAACTGACTGGAATACagttatatgtgtgtgtgtgtttgttatataatttgatgaaatacagcTCATATAATGAACAACATGTGTGTGCCTTTGTACGacaaccaaaaaaataaataaaactagaATTTATATAAGGCGGTCTGGATTTAATTCCGatactgtaaaaaaaaaaaaaatgtttctttaattatttttgggattGTACAGGTGTGACAAAGTTGAGAATGGAAGAATTGGATATGCACCACAATTTGACTCAAGGGGGCTACGCAGATTTGTTCTTTTGCTTCTGTTTTGGCTTGTCCTACATATATAATCATTAATAATTCAACATGGAGTTTATGATTTGTGGATGCCCTTTTTTCCAAGTTTGAAAAAAATCTGTGTAAAAAGTGTTTGCTcgtgaatatatatttatatatttatatttatatgtataaatataatTTGCTTCTCTCATCTCATGGAGGAGAAATAGAGAGAGAGACAGAGGGGGTTGGATTCAATGCAAACGGCTTTATCAGACACAGAATTTGGTTCGAAAAGTACGTAGGCAAATAGGTATAAGCGTGGTGTGTTTATCTGTTGTACAGTAAAAAAAATATGGATATGGTATGGACTTTGACCACTTCAATGGTGAGAatacattaaatatatattgaatTTCTTGTATGTTGACACACAAGATTAAATCGTGGACTCGGTATCATATAATCAAGCACcacagattttttatttttttttggaaaattgcaaatttagtccaatatgtttgtcactttgcgattttggtcctctatgttttcacattttagttttaatcctgtatgttctgatttttggcaattttggtcttttttattcgaaaatgtttaCGTGTCACTGTGCACGTCAGCTCCAcctcagcactgaattggtgtcacatcagcgccacgtcgaaaaaaggactgaaattgccaaaaaattaaagatagcggactaaaactgaaatatgaaaatataaaagattgaaatcacaaagtgacaaacatacaagaaCAAAAAAGCAATATTCCCTATTTTTTATTCACTCTAGATACTTTGATTTCTACGTAGTAGTAACATGACATCGAACATTTCGAAAATTAGGGTATTATGTCAGAATAAAAATGCAAAACATATCATATTATTGTGCTAAGACTAAGGCTACGTTTACTTTGAATGATGGGATTGagcaaatataaattaaaatatgattattaatataatttgataggaTAGAGAGTtattatggataaataataatatgtttagttGGATGAATTAATTTTGGGATTGAATTATACTTAAAAACAAATTACGATTTCACCCTTTAGCTATCATAATAATCATATGTTCGGCAAAGAAGGGAAGAATGTAGAAGATAAAAAGGAAGGgcataattgattttttttcattctctcactccataatatttataatcccATTAAAAATTTAGGACTAAAAATCATCTCACAATCCTATCACTAACAGGCCTAAAGATttatacaatttctcaattttgCAAGTAAACATAGGATTGGTTGGTATTATCTATGTTATCCTTCATTTATCAAGGCAAGTAAACGCAACCCAAATATTGACCAATTAGAGTGCCATACATCAGTATATATAGGCCAATTTACATTATGGTCAATTTTGCCTCTCTCACTATTACCAAAGTGTTATATGATATTGCATGATTATATAAACTAGCATTCAAGCACACGTTTTGCGTGTgtgatataatataaaaatattatatatttgttttattttaaatatttgatttgaaaaaaacaaagatagtGGAAAAAGATGATGTGAGATGAAGAAAGTGGGTAAAatcgtttgatttgaaaaaacaAAGATAGTGGGAGAAGATGGTGAGAGATGAAGATCGTGGGGTTAAACAGTTTTTaaaagttagaaaattattataatatagtaaagatatatatagagagataaattaatttgtgaaaacaatgttttttttgataaattttacATCAAACTATAATTAAAGAGATTGTTATTTACTTTATACTGGATCATTTATGTTTTAGTTACTACAAAGGCAATTCTACACGcgtaaataaaacatatatgcTGATGACTTTTTTACATGAGAAAAAAAAACGTTAAAATGTCACCATTAGGGATTAGGCCCACCTCTTAATTAGGCATGTATCCCAAGCATGCATGGATGAAcatgaacaacttaaatatgtATATACTGGGGAGCCCTGTAAATGATTTTGCGTTTTCTCAtctgtgtgtgtatgtgtgtgttttGGTGCACGCGATACGTTCTTTTAcagtctttttttaaaaataaaaaataatggttAACTTAAAAAATGgaaaataaatataacattttcgtaaataaataaacacaaaaacaCAATACATGATATCAAGTTTTGAAAAGTATATAGCATTTTCGTAAATAAAAGTACAAAAGTGCACAAAGTGAGtgtcattttgataaataagaaaatatttaaggacTCAAAAAATAGAAAGTCGTATAAAAtgacaaatttatttaataattttgattttattggaaaTTTATTTAGGATATAATCTCAATGAATTGGAAAATAGTTGATTAAAATGTCTCTAGTATAATAAGATAGTAACATATAATAAACGATTATAACTTTCAAAAATGAAAATTGTCACCTATGtgtctaaaataaaaaattcaaaaatgaatTTTAGATGGAGTGACGTTCAAATAATTGAAGCATCAGGTTGATGAAAACTTAACATCTCCGGACAAGTAAATTAATATCGTTTGGTATCATGGATGTCGTGTACGATAGATGAGTAAAAACATGATGAGATGTGGATAAACAAGACATAATTATgaataatatgttgttttgtatgtttttaattttgtaggattattttgtttattctCTTGATTACCATTgtcaatttcacataatttcaCTTATATGACACTCATCCTCCACTAATACCATGAGTTGAGAGGTATTTGTCATCAAGCCTACATCTAATCTCATGTCGGACCATGAGATATCATTGGATtaacaaaaaaatgagagaaacaTGAGATGAGTATTGTGTCTTATCCCACTTTCATCTCATATACCAAACGATAACAGTATAATAATTCAAGAAATTGGgggaaaaattttaataaatgagCTTTATATAAGTTGGCATAGTTGTTATTTTTTGTCTTACAAAGTTAGATTTCGAGAACTTTGTTTCGCTTGTAATTTTAGTTCTTTATACTATGAAGCGTGGACATGGTCGATATCTCGATTCTCGACCCCACATCACCAATAATAGTCTTGAAATTAGCAAAATATGGTGTAATGgtgaaaaattataattataaaaagcAAAATTATCTTACTAAAAGTGATATTTGATTAGTCAAATTAAATAACCAAAATCACAACTAGATTCAAGTTTTAGGACCTATTTTGTTATCGTCCCTTAAAAATGCAATAACTTGTGACTATATatcaatgttttaaaaaattcgCTTAagttttaatacattaaaaCTCGATTAACGATCGCTTTTTAGAAAGTAAGATTtcattggttttttaaaatgaaaacagtttcacaaatataaatatttatattttagaacttgaaatatatattacatcttatatttattgttaatatgtcattttatttaatgtttgcttcaaaataattaaaattatagtaaaaattgaAAACATTTTTTCACGCTTAAGATCATTCTAAGCTCTCTTAATCTTGAAAAGCTTAAAACTTGACTTTCACGCTTCGGCGTGCTGTAAAAACTAATGAgagaataatattttcatatatctcAAAGATGATTACATATGATGTTCTTatatacaacaataaagactaaagaaagataaagattacaaaaaataaaagattacaagataagaggaaacaaaatatacaatatattccAATAGGGCCCCCTCAAGATGGTGGACTCATAGAGACACCAATTTTGGAACATAGTAGACGAAGACGAGAACCAGAGAGCGGCTTTGTTAAGGCATCAGCCAGCTGGTTAGAGGACGAGACATGAGAAACACGAACTTTGTGGCTCTGAACCAGCTCACGTACAAAATGATAATCCAAAGCAATGTGTTTCATGCGAGAATGAAACACAGATTTGCACATAAATAGGTGGCACCGATGTTGTCACAATAGATAGAAACCTGAGAGGACGCACGAACAACACCAAGTTCAGCAAGAAGAGAGCCAACCCATTGCACctccgcagcagcagaggcgaCGACACGATACTCAGCTTCCGTAGAGGATCGAGCAACAGAGCCCTGCTTTTTAGAACTCCATGAAATAGGATTGGGACCGAGAAACACAATATAAGCTCCAGTGGACGTGCGATCATCCACATCACAAGCCCAGTCTGCATCACAATAAGCATGAAGTGATAGAGAATTGTGACGCTGGAGAAGAAGACCATAGGAACGTGTACCATTGAGGTAGTGCAGGAGCCGCTTGACCGCCCCCCAATGCACAGAGGATGGAGAGTGCATAAATTGAGACAGCTTGTTCACAGCAAAAGCAATATCCGAGCGAGTAAACAAGAGATACTGTAAACTACCAACTGTCTGACGATACACAGTGGCATCGACAGGGGGCGAGCCATCATACTGGTGGAGCGCATGGGATGAAGCCATAGGAGACTGTGCTGGCTTTGAGTCTGCCATGTTAACTCCTGTAAGAATATCAAGCAGATATTTTTTCTGAGATAGACGGAGGCTCCCTGAGTAGGAATCCACTTCAACACCAAGGAAATAAGACAAGGATCCAAGATCCTTGACAGAGAACCGACGACTTAACTGATCAATGAAGTCCTGGATGGCGCCAGAATTATTTCCTGTGAGAATCAAGTCATCAACATAGACAAGAAGGTAAATAGTAACACCCCGAGAACAGTAAATAAAAAGAGATATGTCAGCACGGGAGGAAGTAAAGCCAAGACTGACTAAAAATTGCCGAAGTGTCGTGTACCAGGCGCGGGGCGCCTACTTAAGACCATAAATGGCTTTGTTCAACTTGCAGACATAGGAGGGAACATTAGGAACAACAAACCCAGGCGGCTGCATCATATACACACAATCATCGAGTTGACCCTGCAAAAAGGCATTATTGACATCTATCTGACGAAGAGGCCACCCATAGGAAACGACAAGGGATAAGAGAATGCGAACTGTAGTGGGTTTGGCCACAGGACTAAAAGTATCAGTGTTGTCAAGTCCAGGACGCTGATGGAATCCTTTCGCAACAAGGCGAGCTTTATAACGGTCAACAGAGCATCAGGTTTCCGCTTAATCCGAAACACTCATTTGCAGCAGACCACATTCTGAGAAGAGACAGATGGAAAAAGATTCCAGGTGCCATTGCGAAGAAGAGCATCAAACTCCTCAGACATGGCGGCACGCCAACGAGGATCCTTGAGAGCTGTAGTGTGTGAGGATGGCTCAGATGAAGTGGTGTCAGTGACAGCAGTGAGGGCAAAACGAGGGTTGGGCTTGAATATATTATTTCGGGAGCGGGTAACCATAGGATGAGAGGTTGAGGGTATGGGTGGGGTGGCTGTGGCTGGGTCGAGAGGTGGCTCAAGAGGCCGAGGGGTAGTGGGGCGGGGTTCGGCGACGGGTGGAGATTGGATGGAGCTGGTGGGTGGAACGAGATACGGCGCAGGAGGACAGGAAGGTGAAGAATCTCCAGACGGGGAATCCTCCATAGGGACATTATCAGGCATCACTTCAGGAGGAGAACCAAAACCAGCACCAGCGCCACCATTAGAAAAAGGATACTCAAACTCAAAAAAAACAACATGACGCGAGACAAAGATTCTGTCAGAGGAAGGTTCAAGACACAGATAGGCACTCTGGGTAAGAGAGTAACCAAGGAAGACACATGGAGAAGAGCGGTGGGAGAGTTTATGCGGGGCGTAAGGGCGAAGCCAAGGATAGCACACCCAAAGATACGTAGCTTGGAAAGATTAGGAGAAGCAGCGAAAAGGCATTCAAAAGAGGATTTGTAAGAAAGGTTGCGTTTAGGTAGCCTATTAATGAGATAAACGGCAATGGCAAAGGCATACGACCAGAATCGAGTAGGTACCGACGCATGGTGAAGGAGGGCAAGACCTGTTTCGACAATATGACGGTGACGACATTCGGAGTAGCCATTATGCTCAGGAGTTTGAGGGGGTATAGTTAGATGAGAAATACCGTGCAAACCAAGAAATTCTTTGAGGGCCAGAAATTCACCACAATTGTCAGTGTATAAGGTGATAATAGAACGGTTTAGTTAGATGAGAAATACCGTGCAAACCAAGAAATTCTTTGAGGGCCAGAAGTGGACCCTGATGGAGAATGGCCCCGGTTTGAGGATCCTTCACCTGAAAGGCAGTAGAAtagaaaacaacaacaacatcaTTAGATTTTCAAAGTTGAGAGACAGATAAAAGTTGTTTATTAATGGAGGAAACACAAAGGGCATGTGGGAACTTCAGGGAGCACGAAGTGGAGGGCGGTAAGAGACAACATGTGTGAGTGATAGGAAGTCCAACATCATCACCAACAACAACACCATCAGAGCCAACATAGGGAGCATGCATGGAGAGATTGGCAAGATCAGACGTCACATGGTGAGTGGCACCAGAATCAAGGATCCAGTCAGATAAAGAGGATGGGGTAAGCGTGTAGGCAGCAGCATGGGAGGCGGGCGGGCCAGGGTGAGGCGCATGCATAGGTGCAGAAGCTGACAGATACTGAAAATTCGGACAGCGACGGGCAGAGTGGCCCTGACAACTGCAGAGCTGGCAGCGCCCGAGATACGGGCGAGGTGCACGCTGACCCGACGCCAAATGGTTGGGATTTGGCGGCGTAGAGGGCAAGAAGCCAGGATGGCGGCTGACGACAGGGGGTTGAGGGACGGCGGCGGACGATGGACGGCGGTAGGAGCCGTTAGAGTGGGCAGAGGATAGTGTCGTGGCTGGAAGGGGGACGGTAGCATCCCGACGAACAGTAAGATGAGCTTCATGATTGATAAGTTTTTCATGTAACTCCTCAAACGAGATTGCAGTGTCCCGCGCCTGGATGGCATTGGCGAGTTCCTTGTAGTCATCATCCAGACCATGGAGAACCTTGATGGTAAGGTCCTCAATATCAAGAGGTGCATTCATGAGAGCGAGTTCATCAACTTTGGATTTGATGAACTGCATAAATTCAGTAATGGACTGAGAGCCCTTTACCGGATTTCGAAGTTGTGTCTTGAGTTGAGTGATGCAACCACGAGAAGGTTTGCCATAGGTGAGGGCAATAGTGTTCTAGGCGGCAACAGAGGTGGTGTCAGTTGCAATAAACGGAATCAATGAAGGAGACAACGATCCAATGATGATATTCAGGATCAATTGGTCTTGGCGGATCCAGGAGGTATACTCAGGATTGAGAGAGTGAGTGGCGGAGGCAATGGCCGTGGCCGTGGCGACGGTGGTGATGGTCTTGGCCGGACAAGGATGAGAACCATCAATAAAGCCAAGGAGATCATGACCTGTGAGAAGGGTCGTGAACTGCAATCGTCAAGAGAGGTAGTTCGAAGAAGTAAGCCTAAAGGGCGCGTGGGCTGCAACATTGAAGGAAATTGGAGAAGAAACAGTGCCCGTGGCAGCCATAGAGTCgatcggaaaaaaaaaaaaaaaaattccggaGACGGGATAGCGGCGGCggctggaggctagggttagcATTTATTAGCGTAGGTCGTGAGCTCTTGATACCATGTAGAAAGTAATAAgagaataatattttcatatatctcAAAGATGATTACATATGATGTTTTTATATACAGCAATAAAgattaaataaagataaaaattacaaagaataaaagattacaagataagagaaaacaaaatatacaataaatatataatatattccaATACGTGCTTTTGTATTACCATGATGCTTTGTTGTACAAGTAGAGACCTAGTAATGTAATTCTATcttgtaataaataaatatgtatattagttttcatttttttaaaaaaaataataataaaaagaacGGACAATGGGGCTGAATCTCGTGTTACTTTTTTCTTCCTCTTTCCATTTTTGTTGGTTTTCCGGTTTTGTGGAGACCGTGTCGTGGAAATGATGGAGACTGAAGCACAATGAATGATCGGCAAACATCAACGGTTTTCCTCGGTTTTTGATGATGTGTTCTTGCCTACAAAATTCACAATTttgtgataattaattaattgttgcCAAGTAAATGtattagtatttttttaaaaaaaatttgttagataaaatattttttgtttaattttgtgtTCGAATTACACAGTCGAACTTTTGACCAAAATCAGAAAGACGCGAACTTGGACGATCATTTTGACACCATTTGCTACATAATCTTGGTGGGTACGTATTAAACAAATCATTTATAATTTCATATATTGTGTAATAACTCAGTCGATTGTTAATTAAAAACATATTGGTATTTCAAATGCACCAAAAATTGGTACATTCACTCATTCATTGAATCTTGTCTTAATCGGATATGCGGCAGGAATGGTAGTACTTGGATTTTGATTTTGTTCAAACAAAATTATatctctaattattttttttgagtcAAATTATATCTCTAATTTGAATACTTCGTACTTTTGAATTTCTTCTACATATTTATTGCTATCGTGATTCCGTGCAAGAAATTGGAGAAGGGGCCATGCAATAATCTTTCATATAGTGACATctgtaattaatatatatatcctAAGACGTAAAGTAATATTGGATCTTGGTTTTGTAagttggattttttttattattattgtttttatttctATTCATCTGAGTTCGAACGTTACACTAAAAATTATCGACGTAGCATAAGAAATTGCCGACGTATCTGAATCCATATTAAATTATTGACGTATTTGAATCCACATCAACACTATAAAATATGTTAATGTCGCGGGGAGGGGGTAGAATAAGAAGCAAATTTATAAGAAATTTTTGCAGTATTCTTTTTAATATTGTTGtgcattaaattaattatttataattatatttcatATGGTACTGTCAATA comes from Henckelia pumila isolate YLH828 chromosome 4, ASM3356847v2, whole genome shotgun sequence and encodes:
- the LOC140894688 gene encoding probable transcription factor GLK1, which translates into the protein MLAVSPLRSAKNDRESEMEAGFSVEENGFLDFSGGNLLDSIDFDDLFMGINDGDLLPDLEMDTEILAEFSVRGGDESERKYCTSSLSLVSIDDDSGKEYDKVSVSVSVSDPGSRSSSLINQGEEIISKRDGHDAAVLLNPSPEETHDINKGRKSSAHSKNPLGKRKVKVDWTPELHRRFVQAVEQLGVDKAVPSRILELMGIDCLTRHNIASHLQKYRSHRKHLLAREAEAANWSQRRQMYGSGSGTGKRDITPWIAPTMGFPPPVSPMPHHFRPLHVWGHPSVDQSFMHTWPKHLAPSPPPPPHAWPPPPHPLLPPPSADPSFWHSHHQHVPTPGTPCFPPHLPPTRFPPTARVQGIPPPPAMYPTVPSGQTLPQPPSDVHPSKESIDAAIGDVLSKPWLPLPLGLKPPSTDSVMSELQLQGISKIPPTCSN